A window of Ruania suaedae contains these coding sequences:
- a CDS encoding NAD-dependent epimerase/dehydratase family protein produces MRTLVLGGTGAFGSRVTQAFLDRGDQVMILTRGRRAPATTVQSERLSSLQADRHDLRRHRDELDAFGPDVVVDAICFTAEHAQQLVELFDGTRRVVMISTVDVYGADVGAAPVGEDRPCAPVSDYARGKVAAEQIVLEGLGSRAVVVRPSHMLGRGYGTAGLWGRTEHVVARLRAGLPIAMIDGGRGVTTPVHAADVAAWVLATVDNPAADGEVFNAVGAQITTQWHYYAAIAELLGVPLRAVSVPGAALAQAGIANPFLFHRPYSCAKAVRVLGRAPEATLGSMLAETIAAIPHVLGSPRTPPALTAASAAEDRIVDLAEQHAGEVRDALAAVG; encoded by the coding sequence ATGCGCACACTCGTCCTCGGCGGCACGGGAGCCTTCGGTTCCCGGGTCACGCAAGCCTTCCTCGACCGTGGTGATCAGGTCATGATCCTCACCCGGGGCCGGCGCGCACCGGCCACGACTGTGCAGAGCGAACGGCTCTCCTCACTCCAGGCCGATCGCCACGATCTCCGTCGGCACCGGGACGAGCTGGATGCGTTCGGTCCGGACGTGGTGGTGGACGCCATCTGCTTCACCGCGGAGCACGCCCAGCAGCTGGTCGAGCTCTTCGACGGCACCCGGCGGGTGGTGATGATCAGCACGGTCGACGTCTACGGCGCCGATGTGGGCGCGGCGCCGGTCGGCGAGGACCGGCCCTGCGCGCCGGTCTCGGACTATGCGCGCGGGAAGGTGGCAGCCGAACAGATCGTGCTCGAGGGCCTGGGCTCACGGGCGGTGGTGGTCCGTCCCAGCCACATGCTCGGCCGTGGATACGGCACTGCAGGCCTGTGGGGCCGCACCGAGCACGTCGTCGCCCGGCTTCGCGCCGGGCTGCCGATCGCCATGATCGACGGCGGCCGCGGGGTGACCACGCCGGTCCACGCCGCCGACGTGGCCGCGTGGGTGCTGGCCACGGTGGACAACCCGGCCGCCGACGGGGAGGTCTTCAACGCCGTCGGCGCGCAGATCACGACCCAGTGGCACTACTACGCGGCGATCGCCGAGCTGCTCGGGGTGCCGTTACGCGCGGTGTCGGTGCCCGGTGCCGCGCTCGCGCAGGCAGGGATCGCCAACCCGTTCCTGTTCCACCGGCCCTACAGCTGCGCCAAGGCGGTGCGGGTGCTCGGCCGCGCACCCGAGGCCACCCTCGGGTCGATGCTCGCGGAGACGATCGCGGCGATCCCACACGTGCTCGGCTCGCCGCGGACCCCGCCGGCGCTGACCGCGGCCAGCGCCGCCGAGGACAGGATCGTCGACCTTGCCGAGCAGCACGCCGGTGAGGTGCGGGATGCGCTCGCAGCCGTGGGGTGA
- a CDS encoding Nramp family divalent metal transporter yields MRAPTPRTDAQAAGSATPRRPRTSGLRLLGPAFVAAVAYVDPGNVAANVSAGSQFGFLLIWVLVAANAMAVIVQYLSAKVGIVTGKSLPELVGERLGRRARLAYWSQAELIAVATDLAEVIGGAIALNLLFGVPLVVGGAITGVISMALLVLQQRRRQRHFEFVITAMLIILTVGFTAGLFVAPPDWGAAATGLVPGLAGPDSVLLAASMLGATVMPHVIYLHSSLARDRHGRGHDQPTITRLLRATRWDVVGALVLAGGVNISMLLLAASTLQGQAVEDSIEGAHAAIAGALGPVVATLFAVGLLASGLASTSVGAYAGAEIMQGLLRVRVPLMLRRVVTLLPALILLSTDLSPTLMLVLSQVVLSFGIPFALIPLVQLTRSTELMGPRRNGPVLQVAAVVIVAAIVTLNVALLVLTFWPR; encoded by the coding sequence ATGCGCGCGCCCACCCCCCGCACCGACGCTCAGGCGGCCGGCTCGGCCACCCCGCGCCGCCCCCGCACGAGCGGTCTACGCCTGCTCGGGCCGGCATTCGTGGCCGCAGTGGCCTATGTCGACCCCGGGAACGTCGCCGCGAACGTCTCCGCGGGCTCGCAGTTCGGCTTCCTGCTGATCTGGGTGCTGGTAGCGGCGAACGCGATGGCCGTGATCGTGCAGTACCTCTCGGCCAAGGTCGGCATCGTCACGGGGAAGTCGCTGCCCGAGCTCGTGGGCGAACGACTCGGCCGCCGGGCGCGCCTGGCCTACTGGAGTCAGGCGGAGCTGATCGCCGTGGCGACCGATCTCGCCGAGGTGATCGGTGGCGCCATTGCTCTCAACCTGCTCTTCGGGGTGCCGCTGGTGGTCGGCGGTGCGATCACCGGCGTGATCTCCATGGCGCTGCTTGTGCTGCAGCAGCGGCGCCGGCAGCGCCACTTCGAGTTCGTCATCACCGCGATGCTGATCATCCTCACGGTCGGGTTCACCGCCGGGCTGTTCGTTGCACCCCCCGACTGGGGAGCGGCCGCCACCGGGCTGGTTCCCGGGCTGGCCGGACCGGACTCGGTGCTGCTGGCGGCTTCGATGCTCGGGGCCACGGTGATGCCGCACGTGATCTACCTGCACTCCTCCCTCGCCCGCGACCGGCACGGGCGCGGCCACGACCAGCCCACGATCACGCGTCTGCTCCGCGCCACCCGGTGGGACGTCGTCGGCGCTCTGGTCCTGGCCGGAGGCGTGAACATCAGCATGCTGCTGCTCGCGGCCAGCACGCTCCAGGGGCAAGCGGTCGAGGACTCCATCGAGGGTGCCCATGCGGCCATCGCAGGCGCGCTGGGGCCCGTGGTGGCGACGTTGTTCGCCGTCGGTCTGCTCGCCTCCGGCCTGGCGTCGACGTCGGTGGGCGCCTACGCGGGCGCGGAGATCATGCAGGGTCTGCTGCGGGTGCGAGTCCCGCTGATGCTGCGGCGCGTGGTCACCCTGCTGCCCGCGCTGATCCTGCTCAGCACCGACCTGTCCCCCACCCTGATGCTCGTCCTCAGCCAGGTGGTGCTCAGCTTCGGCATCCCGTTCGCGCTCATCCCCCTGGTGCAGCTCACCCGCAGCACCGAGCTCATGGGCCCGCGTCGCAACGGCCCGGTGCTCCAGGTGGCCGCGGTCGTCATCGTCGCGGCGATCGTGACGCTCAACGTGGCGCTGCTGGTGCTGACGTTCTGGCCGCGGTGA
- a CDS encoding metal-dependent transcriptional regulator — translation MSVSQLSASAQNYLKVIWALQEWTGEEASPSQIAARAGVRLSTVSDAVRKLAEQGLVEHAPYGAITLTDAGRLHALAMVRRHRLIESFLVQVLGYTWDQVHDEAETLEHAVSDFMVDRIDHHLGHPTRDPHGDPIPTPDGQIELPDAVVLSTVEPGARVRVERISDDDPALLQHFAERGLGVGSELEIRAGAPYSEALEVVLPDGAAPLTLGRSATDAVWVTAARTSAPAAPR, via the coding sequence ATGTCGGTCTCCCAGCTCTCGGCGAGTGCGCAGAACTACCTCAAGGTGATCTGGGCGCTGCAGGAGTGGACCGGCGAGGAGGCGAGCCCCTCCCAGATCGCCGCGCGCGCGGGTGTGCGCCTGTCCACCGTCTCCGACGCGGTCCGCAAACTCGCCGAGCAGGGCCTGGTGGAGCACGCCCCCTACGGCGCGATCACCCTCACCGACGCCGGCCGCCTCCACGCCCTGGCGATGGTGCGCCGCCACCGCCTCATCGAGTCCTTCCTCGTGCAGGTGCTGGGCTACACCTGGGACCAGGTCCACGATGAGGCCGAGACCCTCGAGCACGCCGTCTCGGACTTCATGGTCGACCGGATCGACCACCACCTCGGGCACCCGACCCGCGACCCCCACGGCGACCCCATCCCCACCCCGGACGGGCAGATCGAGCTACCGGACGCCGTCGTGCTCTCGACGGTCGAGCCCGGTGCCCGGGTGCGGGTGGAGCGCATCTCCGACGACGATCCCGCGCTGCTGCAGCACTTCGCCGAGCGCGGCCTCGGCGTGGGCTCCGAGCTGGAGATCCGCGCCGGCGCCCCCTATTCGGAGGCGCTCGAGGTGGTCCTGCCCGACGGCGCAGCCCCCCTGACGTTGGGGCGTTCGGCCACCGACGCGGTGTGGGTCACCGCGGCCAGAACGTCAGCACCAGCAGCGCCACGTTGA
- a CDS encoding glycine betaine ABC transporter substrate-binding protein, with product MKSPRMNRRRQATALFAAGALGLTLAACGTDSGDSETTDGDDTGSDGDMGTITMGYIPSWTDGLSTAYLLENKLEEAGYTVEHEEFTEAGILYTALSEGDVDIYPSAWPDVTHAQYMDEYGDNIEDIGTYYEGAVLTMAVPEYSEITSIDELPDYADELDNRVVGIEPGAGLTGVTQDSAFPTYGLDEAGFELVTSSTSAMLAELESAIAAEEEIVVTLWRPFWANAEYNVRDLEDPEGAMGETEGLHFLATSGFSDEFPEVADFVGTISLDDTQYGELENLVTVENPDDPAAGVSAWLEEYPDLVGSVSE from the coding sequence ATGAAGTCCCCCCGTATGAACCGTCGCCGCCAGGCGACCGCCCTGTTCGCCGCCGGAGCCCTCGGGCTCACGCTGGCCGCCTGCGGCACCGACTCCGGCGACTCGGAGACGACCGATGGCGACGACACCGGCAGCGATGGTGACATGGGCACCATCACGATGGGCTACATCCCGTCGTGGACCGACGGTCTGAGCACCGCCTACCTGCTGGAGAACAAGCTCGAGGAGGCCGGGTACACGGTCGAGCACGAGGAGTTCACCGAGGCGGGGATCCTCTACACCGCCCTCTCCGAGGGTGACGTCGACATCTACCCGTCCGCGTGGCCCGACGTCACGCACGCGCAGTACATGGACGAGTACGGCGACAACATCGAGGACATCGGCACCTACTACGAGGGCGCGGTGCTGACCATGGCGGTGCCCGAGTACAGCGAGATCACCTCGATCGACGAGCTGCCGGACTACGCCGATGAGCTCGACAATCGCGTGGTCGGCATCGAGCCGGGCGCGGGTCTGACCGGCGTCACGCAGGACTCCGCCTTCCCGACCTACGGTCTGGACGAGGCGGGCTTCGAGCTCGTGACCTCTTCCACCTCCGCGATGCTCGCCGAGCTCGAGAGTGCGATCGCCGCCGAGGAGGAGATCGTCGTCACCCTGTGGCGTCCGTTCTGGGCCAACGCCGAGTACAACGTGCGTGACCTGGAGGACCCGGAGGGCGCGATGGGCGAGACCGAGGGCCTGCACTTCCTCGCCACCAGCGGTTTCTCCGACGAGTTCCCCGAGGTGGCTGACTTCGTCGGCACCATCAGCCTCGATGACACGCAGTACGGTGAGCTCGAGAACCTGGTGACGGTCGAGAACCCGGACGACCCGGCCGCCGGCGTGAGCGCCTGGCTGGAGGAGTACCCGGACCTCGTGGGCTCGGTCAGCGAGTGA
- a CDS encoding ABC transporter permease: MSFLPRIPIGEAAEGAVDWIKANLPWLLDAIQEGFGWMAESLTELLLVPPALVMTALFLLLAAWFRSIQFAVFVLISMLLVISMELWEPAMQTLSMVLVATLVATVIAIPVGILAAKNDTVSAVVRPILDFMQTMPALAYLVPVVLFFSIGYPPGVVATIIFAMAPGVRLTELGIRQVDHETVEAGEAFGGTSRQILRGIQLPLGLPTIMAGVNQVIMLGLSMAVLAGLVGAPGLGKVVASALSTVDVATGAEAGLAIVFLAIFLDRLTGAIGQPTGGSISALVRKRRKAAAQNAQAEAGHEPATAGAH; encoded by the coding sequence ATGAGCTTTCTTCCCCGCATCCCGATCGGTGAAGCAGCCGAGGGCGCTGTCGACTGGATCAAGGCGAACCTGCCCTGGCTGCTGGACGCGATCCAGGAGGGCTTCGGCTGGATGGCCGAGAGCCTGACCGAGCTCCTGCTCGTCCCGCCTGCCCTGGTGATGACCGCCCTGTTCCTCCTGCTGGCAGCCTGGTTCCGCTCGATCCAGTTCGCCGTCTTCGTTCTCATCAGCATGCTCCTGGTGATCAGCATGGAGCTGTGGGAGCCGGCGATGCAGACGCTCTCGATGGTGCTCGTGGCCACACTCGTGGCGACGGTCATCGCGATCCCGGTCGGAATCTTGGCGGCGAAGAATGACACCGTCAGCGCCGTCGTGCGCCCGATCCTCGACTTCATGCAGACCATGCCTGCCCTGGCCTACCTGGTGCCGGTGGTGCTGTTCTTCAGCATCGGCTACCCGCCCGGTGTGGTCGCCACGATCATCTTCGCGATGGCGCCCGGGGTCCGGCTGACCGAGCTCGGGATCCGCCAGGTCGACCACGAGACGGTCGAGGCCGGCGAGGCCTTCGGCGGTACCTCGCGGCAGATCCTGCGCGGCATCCAGCTCCCCCTCGGCCTGCCCACGATCATGGCCGGCGTCAACCAGGTGATCATGCTCGGGCTGTCGATGGCCGTGCTCGCCGGCCTCGTCGGGGCGCCGGGCCTGGGCAAGGTCGTCGCCAGCGCCCTCTCGACGGTGGACGTCGCCACCGGTGCCGAGGCCGGCCTCGCCATCGTCTTCCTCGCCATCTTCCTCGACCGGCTGACCGGTGCGATCGGACAGCCCACGGGCGGCTCGATCAGCGCACTGGTCCGCAAGCGCCGTAAGGCGGCAGCACAGAACGCACAGGCGGAGGCGGGCCACGAGCCCGCAACTGCCGGCGCCCACTGA
- a CDS encoding quaternary amine ABC transporter ATP-binding protein has protein sequence MPAIEATGLTKIFGRRPQRGVRMLREGATREQLMKEGLTAAVIDATFEVKPGEIFVVMGLSGSGKSTLIRNVNGLLEPTAGTLLVDGDDVTHLSPAGLRALRRNKVSMVFQHFALLPHRTVGENAAYALELRGVSRSDREKAANEALGMVGLDGWGGHLPSELSGGMRQRVGLARALAAGTEIMLMDEAFSALDPLIRKEMQDQLLELQADLGKTILFITHDLNEAMRLGDRIAMMRDGKIVQIGTAEQILNEPATDYVSQFVADVDRTRVLTAGAVMERPVAVIGTESGPRAAHKLMREHQTGSLLVVGRDRKVAGVVWEDDVAEAVRQGSDSLPRLSRTVVTVSPDAPLADLFGDAAESRSPLAVINDKGALIGVIPRVTLLSALAGPVSTDTDTPAPSDPEPAGGEPESAIGSEPDVETTTGGPR, from the coding sequence GTGCCGGCCATCGAGGCAACAGGTCTGACGAAGATCTTCGGCCGTCGTCCGCAGCGCGGAGTGCGCATGCTGCGCGAGGGCGCGACCCGTGAACAGCTCATGAAGGAAGGGCTGACGGCGGCGGTCATCGATGCCACCTTCGAGGTGAAGCCCGGTGAGATCTTCGTCGTCATGGGGCTGTCCGGTTCAGGCAAGTCCACGCTGATCCGTAACGTCAACGGGCTGCTGGAGCCCACGGCGGGCACGCTGCTCGTGGACGGCGACGACGTCACCCACCTCTCCCCAGCCGGCCTGCGCGCCCTGCGGCGCAACAAGGTCAGCATGGTGTTCCAGCACTTCGCTCTGCTTCCCCACCGCACGGTCGGCGAGAACGCCGCCTACGCGCTCGAGCTCAGGGGCGTCTCGCGCTCCGATCGCGAGAAGGCGGCGAACGAGGCGCTCGGGATGGTCGGCCTGGACGGATGGGGCGGTCACCTGCCCTCGGAGCTCTCCGGCGGGATGCGTCAGCGCGTGGGCCTGGCCCGCGCGCTCGCTGCCGGCACGGAGATCATGCTGATGGACGAGGCATTCAGCGCCCTCGACCCGCTGATCCGCAAGGAGATGCAGGACCAGCTGCTCGAGCTGCAGGCCGACCTCGGGAAGACGATCCTGTTCATCACCCACGACCTGAACGAGGCCATGCGCCTCGGCGATCGCATCGCCATGATGCGCGACGGGAAGATCGTGCAGATCGGCACCGCCGAGCAGATCCTCAACGAGCCCGCCACCGACTATGTCTCCCAGTTCGTCGCGGATGTCGACCGCACCCGGGTGCTCACCGCCGGTGCCGTGATGGAACGCCCGGTGGCCGTGATCGGCACCGAGTCCGGCCCGCGCGCGGCGCACAAGCTGATGCGCGAGCACCAGACCGGTTCCCTGCTCGTGGTCGGCCGCGACCGCAAGGTTGCCGGTGTGGTCTGGGAGGACGACGTGGCCGAGGCGGTGCGCCAGGGCAGTGACAGTCTGCCGCGCCTGTCCCGCACGGTCGTCACCGTGAGCCCGGATGCCCCGCTGGCCGACCTGTTCGGTGACGCCGCCGAGAGCCGCAGTCCGCTCGCCGTCATCAATGACAAGGGTGCGCTCATCGGCGTGATCCCCCGGGTGACGCTGCTGAGCGCCCTCGCCGGACCTGTCAGCACGGACACCGACACGCCCGCTCCCAGCGACCCCGAGCCGGCAGGCGGCGAGCCCGAGAGCGCAATCGGCAGCGAGCCCGACGTCGAGACGACCACCGGAGGCCCGCGATGA
- a CDS encoding alpha-L-arabinofuranosidase C-terminal domain-containing protein: MSDQRPSAPAREAVVAIDSRRSLGRVDDNIYGHFLESAFFGNIDGGVLDEGSELAVSEPGLLQGVRSDVMRLVSDLDPGVIRWPGGNFTSAYHWEDGIGPRDQRPTRLELAWGDVETNRFGTDEFLAWCEQVGALAYLAHSARDVDEAVRWVEYTNARQDTTLTRRRAANGRDEPWNVRYWGVGNEVYGPWQMGHRTPEQHAADALEHARFMRAVDPDIRLIGVGIPWNQEAWTRPLLTRAGRYLDYVSLHLYGASNHLWAGDDYDAMVAQSLYFEQEISTYSQLVTDLATEAGLDRPPALALDEWTMRHLEPASWPAPEAGADGGTAPRELEPVEEWPGRMRVNRWSPRTIGDAVFCAGVFHAIHRTAGSPAPVAMANPVNLVNANGLVVSRPGGAFRSAIYHVWDMYRHHLGRTVLPCAVEGPARSAHVRQGDQRSGRGEQLSVPMTVPYVDACATRAEDGSVRLAVINRHRDESIRVHPVIDGSTEGPRRAQVHCLGGDLDGVDTVNDLGRPDAVTVRDHGQVEADGGGWLLPPHSVTVLTLGQV, encoded by the coding sequence ATGTCTGACCAGCGTCCGTCCGCCCCGGCCCGCGAGGCCGTGGTCGCCATCGACTCGAGGCGATCCCTGGGCCGGGTCGATGACAACATCTACGGTCATTTCCTGGAGTCCGCCTTCTTCGGGAACATCGACGGCGGCGTCCTCGACGAAGGCTCCGAGCTCGCCGTCAGCGAGCCCGGCCTGCTCCAGGGTGTGCGCTCGGACGTGATGAGGCTCGTCAGCGACCTCGATCCGGGAGTCATCCGCTGGCCGGGCGGCAACTTCACCTCGGCCTACCACTGGGAGGACGGTATCGGCCCGCGGGACCAGCGGCCCACCCGGCTGGAACTGGCCTGGGGTGACGTGGAGACCAACCGCTTCGGCACCGACGAGTTCCTTGCCTGGTGCGAGCAGGTGGGTGCCCTCGCCTATCTCGCGCACTCCGCCCGCGACGTCGACGAGGCGGTGCGGTGGGTCGAGTACACGAACGCGCGGCAGGACACCACCCTGACCCGTCGCCGGGCCGCGAACGGTCGCGACGAACCCTGGAACGTCCGGTACTGGGGCGTGGGCAACGAGGTGTACGGACCGTGGCAGATGGGCCACCGCACACCCGAGCAGCACGCCGCGGACGCACTGGAGCACGCCCGCTTCATGCGGGCGGTCGATCCGGATATCCGGTTGATCGGCGTCGGGATCCCGTGGAATCAGGAGGCGTGGACCCGGCCGCTGCTGACCCGCGCCGGCCGCTACCTCGATTACGTCTCGCTACACCTGTACGGAGCCAGCAACCACCTGTGGGCCGGCGACGACTACGACGCCATGGTGGCCCAGTCGCTCTACTTCGAGCAAGAGATCTCCACCTACTCCCAGCTGGTGACCGATCTGGCCACCGAGGCCGGCCTGGACCGCCCGCCGGCACTCGCGCTGGACGAGTGGACGATGCGCCACCTGGAACCGGCGTCATGGCCTGCGCCCGAGGCCGGTGCGGACGGCGGGACAGCACCACGCGAGCTCGAGCCGGTCGAGGAGTGGCCGGGCCGGATGCGCGTGAACCGGTGGAGCCCGCGCACCATCGGTGACGCCGTCTTCTGTGCCGGGGTCTTCCATGCCATTCACCGCACGGCCGGTTCGCCGGCACCGGTGGCGATGGCGAACCCCGTCAACCTCGTCAACGCCAACGGTCTCGTGGTCTCCCGGCCCGGTGGGGCGTTCCGGTCAGCGATCTATCACGTGTGGGACATGTACCGGCACCACCTCGGCCGCACGGTGCTGCCGTGCGCGGTGGAGGGGCCTGCGCGCTCGGCCCACGTGCGCCAAGGCGATCAGCGCAGCGGTCGCGGCGAGCAACTGTCGGTGCCGATGACCGTGCCGTACGTGGATGCCTGCGCCACCCGGGCCGAGGATGGATCGGTGCGCCTGGCCGTGATCAACCGGCACCGGGACGAGTCGATCCGGGTGCACCCGGTGATCGATGGCAGCACCGAGGGGCCTCGCCGTGCGCAGGTGCACTGCCTGGGAGGCGACCTGGACGGTGTGGACACCGTCAACGACCTCGGGCGGCCGGACGCCGTCACCGTCCGCGACCACGGCCAGGTCGAGGCGGACGGCGGCGGCTGGCTGCTGCCGCCCCACTCCGTCACCGTGCTCACCCTGGGGCAGGTGTGA
- a CDS encoding carbohydrate ABC transporter permease, which translates to MSAPTRERTTGGRRLPAPGRGAIRPDGLRAQLTRPGSLLIFLGLLIAALIWIYPFIWLVSASLKTQPEIFGSGLGLIPETPVWENYSRAWTVVGFDRYFLNSVIITGGTVLLIVVRSALAGYVLGRYQFVGKKLLIAIFLITFFLPEGYTIIPVVQLTDQIGLLNTHLGVILGLGAGGQVAATLLYAGYFSGLPKELEECARLDGAGHFRTFFQVMLPLAWPITATVIILNFLFAWNVYLLPLVFTLSEPALRTLAVGMSAFIGEYSTDWSGLAAAAVISLLPVMAVFIALQRKFVDSIAGAVKQ; encoded by the coding sequence GTGAGCGCCCCGACGCGCGAGCGCACCACAGGTGGCCGGCGCCTGCCGGCCCCCGGTCGCGGTGCGATCCGCCCCGACGGGCTCCGGGCGCAGCTGACGCGACCGGGGAGCCTGCTCATCTTCCTCGGCCTGCTCATCGCCGCGCTGATCTGGATCTATCCCTTCATCTGGCTGGTCTCGGCCTCGTTGAAGACCCAGCCGGAGATCTTCGGCTCCGGGCTGGGCCTGATCCCCGAGACCCCCGTGTGGGAGAACTACTCCCGCGCCTGGACCGTGGTCGGGTTCGACCGGTACTTCCTGAACTCGGTGATCATCACCGGCGGGACGGTGCTGCTGATCGTGGTGCGCAGTGCGCTCGCCGGGTATGTGCTGGGCAGGTACCAGTTCGTCGGCAAGAAGCTGCTGATCGCGATCTTCCTGATCACCTTCTTCCTGCCCGAGGGCTACACCATCATCCCGGTGGTCCAGCTCACCGACCAGATCGGGCTGCTCAACACCCATCTCGGCGTGATCCTTGGCCTGGGCGCCGGCGGGCAGGTGGCCGCGACGTTGCTGTACGCCGGGTACTTCAGCGGCCTGCCCAAGGAGCTCGAGGAATGCGCCCGCCTGGACGGCGCCGGCCACTTCCGGACCTTCTTCCAGGTGATGCTCCCCCTGGCCTGGCCCATCACCGCCACCGTGATCATCCTGAACTTCCTGTTCGCGTGGAACGTCTACCTCCTGCCCCTGGTGTTCACCCTCTCCGAACCGGCGCTGCGCACCCTGGCAGTCGGCATGAGCGCCTTCATCGGCGAATACTCCACCGACTGGTCCGGTCTGGCTGCTGCCGCCGTGATCTCGTTGCTCCCGGTCATGGCCGTCTTCATCGCTTTGCAACGCAAGTTCGTCGACTCCATCGCCGGAGCAGTCAAACAATGA
- a CDS encoding carbohydrate ABC transporter permease: MTATLDKSRDLAASAGKAPRQGGLWRRLRKDWWIYLFLLPTLVGYGAYTVYPLVASWWFAFLDWPGFADAGTFIGIENFERLVGDDLFWNSFRNSLVFLALAVPLRVGLALFLAILLNRKRTPFKGLLRTLFFLPVVTTGAIIGVVFTLLLDGSGPISVAMVGLGLLDSPANFVAESGTSLYAGVAVWVWKWLGITMIYWLAALQTIPDEVHEAAMLDGARPWQEFRSITLPLLIPFLVIITLIDTVGALNVFDLMYTMTGGGPAFSSEVIEIFIFRTAFGATVPQLGYASAAAVLFGVLTMGLAVAQAVGVRWARRATGGMK; the protein is encoded by the coding sequence ATGACTGCGACGCTCGACAAGAGCCGCGATCTGGCCGCCTCGGCAGGGAAGGCGCCACGGCAGGGCGGGCTGTGGCGTCGACTGCGCAAGGACTGGTGGATCTACCTGTTCCTGCTGCCCACGCTGGTCGGGTACGGGGCGTACACCGTCTACCCCTTGGTGGCCTCCTGGTGGTTCGCGTTCCTGGACTGGCCTGGATTTGCCGATGCGGGCACGTTCATCGGAATCGAGAACTTCGAGCGCCTCGTCGGTGATGACCTGTTCTGGAACTCCTTCCGCAACTCCCTGGTCTTCCTGGCCCTTGCCGTTCCGTTGCGAGTCGGTCTGGCGTTGTTCCTGGCGATCCTGCTGAACCGGAAGCGGACCCCGTTCAAGGGGTTGCTGCGCACGCTGTTCTTCCTGCCGGTGGTCACCACCGGCGCGATCATCGGCGTGGTGTTCACGCTGTTGCTGGACGGGAGCGGACCGATCAGTGTGGCGATGGTCGGGCTGGGGTTGCTCGACTCCCCGGCCAACTTCGTCGCCGAGTCCGGCACCTCCTTGTACGCCGGTGTGGCGGTATGGGTGTGGAAGTGGCTGGGGATCACGATGATCTACTGGCTGGCCGCGCTGCAGACCATCCCGGACGAGGTCCACGAGGCAGCGATGCTCGACGGTGCCCGGCCCTGGCAGGAGTTCCGCTCGATCACGCTGCCGCTGCTGATCCCGTTCCTGGTGATCATCACCCTCATCGACACCGTCGGTGCGCTGAACGTGTTCGACCTGATGTACACGATGACCGGCGGTGGCCCCGCCTTCTCCTCCGAGGTGATCGAGATCTTCATCTTCCGCACCGCCTTCGGCGCCACTGTGCCTCAGCTGGGGTACGCCTCAGCCGCTGCTGTGCTGTTCGGGGTGCTGACCATGGGTCTGGCCGTCGCCCAGGCCGTCGGCGTGCGGTGGGCACGCCGGGCGACGGGAGGCATGAAGTGA